In a genomic window of Halobiforma lacisalsi AJ5:
- a CDS encoding bifunctional N(6)-L-threonylcarbamoyladenine synthase/serine/threonine protein kinase, whose amino-acid sequence MSTATRVLGIEGTAWAASAAVFDSGTDDVFIETDAYQPESGGIHPREAAEHMHDAIPKVVERALEHARETQGDERPAGEPPVDAVAFSRGPGLGPCLRTVGTAARALSQSLGVPLVGVNHMVAHLEIGRHTSGFDSPVCLNASGANAHLLAYRNGRYRVLGETMDTGVGNAIDKFTRHVGWSHPGGPKVEEAAKEGEYVDLPYVVKGMDFSFSGIMSAAKAAYDDGVSANDASGGSSDGSDGVPVEDVCYSLQENIFGMLTEVTERALSLTGSDELVLGGGVGQNARLREMLAEMCDQRGADFHAPEPRFLRDNAGMIAVLGAKMYDAGDTLPLEESRVDPDFRPDQVPVTWRTDEPDLELGRDRGTVQGAEATVDLEPDAGRATKRREKKSYRHPELDERLRTERTRLEARLTSLARRKGVPTPVLSDVDPHEARLELEYVGEDDLREALTPERVRDVGRHLARLHEAGFVHGDPTTRNVRVNADRTYLIDFGLGYHTDHVEDYAMDLHVFDQSLVGTADDPDPLRAAVREGYREVGDERVLERLRDVEGRGRYVGE is encoded by the coding sequence GTGAGCACCGCTACTCGAGTACTCGGGATCGAAGGCACCGCGTGGGCGGCCAGCGCGGCCGTGTTCGATTCCGGAACGGACGACGTTTTTATCGAAACCGACGCCTATCAGCCAGAAAGCGGCGGCATTCACCCCCGCGAGGCCGCCGAGCACATGCACGACGCGATCCCGAAGGTCGTCGAGCGGGCACTCGAGCACGCCCGCGAGACCCAGGGCGACGAGAGGCCGGCTGGCGAACCGCCCGTCGACGCCGTCGCGTTCTCCCGCGGCCCCGGGCTGGGGCCCTGCCTGCGGACCGTCGGGACCGCGGCCCGCGCGCTGAGCCAGTCGCTCGGCGTGCCGCTGGTCGGCGTCAACCACATGGTCGCCCACCTCGAGATCGGTCGGCACACCTCGGGGTTCGACTCGCCGGTCTGTCTCAACGCAAGCGGCGCGAACGCCCACCTGCTGGCCTACCGGAACGGCCGCTACCGCGTGCTCGGCGAGACGATGGACACGGGCGTCGGCAACGCGATCGACAAGTTCACCCGCCACGTCGGCTGGTCCCACCCCGGCGGCCCGAAGGTCGAGGAGGCGGCGAAGGAGGGCGAGTACGTCGACCTCCCCTACGTCGTCAAGGGGATGGACTTCTCCTTCTCGGGGATCATGTCGGCGGCGAAGGCGGCATACGACGACGGCGTCTCCGCGAACGACGCGAGTGGAGGCTCGTCGGACGGGTCCGACGGCGTCCCCGTCGAGGACGTCTGTTACTCGCTGCAGGAGAATATCTTCGGTATGCTGACCGAGGTCACGGAGCGTGCGCTGTCGCTGACCGGCAGCGACGAACTCGTACTCGGCGGCGGCGTCGGACAGAACGCCCGTCTACGGGAGATGCTCGCGGAGATGTGCGACCAACGCGGGGCCGACTTTCACGCGCCCGAGCCGCGATTCCTGCGGGACAACGCGGGGATGATCGCCGTCCTGGGTGCAAAAATGTACGACGCCGGCGACACGCTGCCCCTCGAGGAGTCACGGGTGGATCCGGACTTTCGGCCGGACCAGGTTCCCGTAACGTGGCGCACCGACGAGCCCGACCTCGAACTCGGCCGCGACCGCGGCACCGTCCAGGGCGCCGAAGCGACCGTCGACCTCGAGCCCGACGCGGGACGTGCGACGAAACGCCGCGAGAAAAAGAGCTACCGCCATCCCGAACTCGACGAGCGGCTCCGGACCGAGCGCACGCGGCTCGAGGCCCGTCTGACCAGCCTCGCCCGGCGGAAGGGCGTTCCGACGCCGGTGCTGTCGGACGTCGATCCGCACGAGGCGCGACTCGAACTCGAGTACGTCGGCGAAGACGACCTCCGCGAGGCGCTGACCCCCGAACGGGTGCGGGACGTCGGGCGACACCTCGCGCGGCTCCACGAGGCCGGGTTCGTCCACGGCGATCCGACGACGCGAAACGTGCGCGTGAACGCGGATCGGACCTATCTCATCGACTTCGGCCTCGGCTATCACACCGACCACGTCGAGGACTACGCGATGGACCTGCACGTCTTCGACCAGAGCCTCGTCGGCACCGCCGACGACCCCGACCCGCTGCGGGCGGCCGTTCGCGAAGGCTACCGCGAGGTCGGCGACGAGCGCGTCCTCGAGCGCCTGCGGGACGTCGAAGGGCGCGGACGGTACGTCGGCGAGTAG
- the rdgB gene encoding RdgB/HAM1 family non-canonical purine NTP pyrophosphatase — MLVRFVTGNEGKAREAQAYLDGITAVNRVEYDYTEIQSDSLAEIATRGARESFEELPGTEPVLVGDTGLFVDALGGFPGPYSAYVEDTVGVERLWRLVSEEENRRARFRTVLGYADGDRTETFTGELAGTIVSPRGEGGFGYDPIFEYNGQTLAEMSLEEKNAISHRGRALATFADWYADHH; from the coding sequence ATGCTCGTTCGGTTCGTCACCGGAAACGAAGGCAAAGCCCGCGAGGCCCAGGCGTACCTGGACGGCATCACCGCCGTCAATCGGGTCGAGTACGACTACACCGAGATCCAGAGCGATTCGCTGGCCGAAATCGCGACACGCGGCGCGCGGGAGTCGTTCGAGGAACTCCCGGGGACCGAACCGGTCCTCGTGGGCGACACCGGCCTGTTCGTCGACGCGCTGGGCGGCTTCCCCGGCCCGTACTCGGCGTACGTCGAGGACACGGTCGGCGTCGAACGGCTCTGGCGGCTGGTCAGCGAGGAGGAGAACCGGCGGGCCCGCTTCCGGACCGTCCTCGGCTACGCCGACGGCGACCGAACCGAGACGTTCACGGGCGAACTCGCGGGGACGATCGTCTCGCCGCGTGGCGAGGGCGGGTTCGGCTACGATCCGATCTTCGAGTACAACGGCCAGACGCTCGCCGAGATGAGCCTCGAGGAGAAGAACGCGATCTCACACCGCGGCCGGGCGCTGGCGACGTTCGCGGACTGGTACGCGGACCACCACTAG
- a CDS encoding PQQ-binding-like beta-propeller repeat protein translates to MPSRRRVLAGGTLGLAGVVGGVRFLERPVPLDSGANSAFDWPMARYDPAGTGYNPAASGPRDDVEIVWQQDTETPMYGQTPPILVGGTLYVIDRQSLVAFDRDTGEIRFTRDGQYWSTPARAAARAYRSDTLVVSGRAGLLGLSAGGGYEVGDRSIGTERWHSHGRETQRWSSSTPREPSPVTVDETAYAVVPDTDRVVAVDASSGRVRWERTIGDPRSIGTNRPAVRDGTVYVSSRPGDVVAVDAETGETRWSVRPEPHADSALQYRNFRPPTVTDVGIVVPEQKGVVLLDPSDGRLRWEYVHGGNATDGSAAVADGTVFVTDGAGSLHAIDLESGEREWTADYGPDTDPVVADGVVYLGYQVSELVAIDAETGDRRWTYKGATYFTQPIVGDGTLYVLTDDGLLALEEAT, encoded by the coding sequence ATGCCCTCCAGACGCCGCGTGCTCGCCGGCGGTACCCTCGGACTCGCGGGGGTCGTCGGCGGCGTTCGATTCCTCGAGCGGCCAGTACCGCTCGACTCCGGAGCCAACTCCGCCTTCGACTGGCCGATGGCCCGATACGATCCCGCGGGGACCGGCTACAATCCAGCCGCTTCGGGTCCGAGAGACGACGTCGAGATCGTATGGCAGCAAGATACGGAGACGCCCATGTACGGACAGACGCCGCCGATTCTCGTCGGAGGGACGCTGTACGTGATCGACCGCCAGTCCCTCGTTGCCTTCGATCGCGACACCGGCGAGATCCGGTTCACGCGGGACGGCCAGTACTGGTCGACGCCGGCTCGAGCCGCCGCGAGGGCCTACCGAAGCGACACGCTCGTCGTCAGCGGCCGGGCCGGACTGCTCGGATTGAGCGCGGGCGGCGGCTACGAGGTCGGGGATCGGTCGATCGGCACCGAGCGCTGGCACAGTCACGGCCGAGAGACCCAGCGCTGGTCCAGTTCGACGCCCCGTGAACCGTCGCCCGTCACTGTCGATGAGACGGCGTATGCGGTCGTCCCGGACACTGATCGCGTCGTCGCCGTGGACGCGAGCAGCGGCCGCGTCCGGTGGGAGCGAACGATCGGCGACCCGCGGTCGATCGGCACGAACCGACCGGCGGTCCGCGACGGCACAGTCTACGTCTCGAGTCGCCCCGGTGACGTGGTCGCCGTCGACGCCGAGACGGGCGAAACGCGCTGGAGCGTCAGGCCCGAACCCCACGCGGACAGCGCGTTGCAATACCGCAACTTCCGCCCACCGACGGTGACAGACGTAGGGATCGTCGTTCCCGAACAGAAGGGCGTCGTCCTGCTCGATCCGAGCGACGGCCGTCTCCGCTGGGAGTACGTCCACGGAGGGAACGCCACCGACGGCAGCGCCGCCGTCGCCGACGGAACGGTGTTCGTCACCGACGGCGCGGGGTCGCTGCACGCGATCGACCTCGAGAGCGGCGAACGGGAGTGGACCGCCGACTACGGTCCCGACACGGACCCGGTCGTGGCCGACGGCGTCGTCTACCTCGGCTACCAGGTCTCCGAACTGGTCGCGATCGACGCCGAGACGGGCGACCGACGGTGGACCTACAAGGGAGCCACGTACTTCACGCAGCCGATCGTCGGCGACGGCACGCTGTACGTTCTCACCGACGACGGACTGTTGGCGCTCGAGGAGGCGACCTGA
- a CDS encoding DUF5808 domain-containing protein: protein MAEKPTSGEILGVPYNFERPSISRMLSSYWQPGEGMLVEKPFGIGYTLNLANWRSWIVVAVAGVLLWQQEQSGSSGDGTTEDEPVEVIVDEESDD, encoded by the coding sequence ATGGCAGAGAAACCGACCTCCGGTGAGATCCTCGGAGTACCGTACAACTTCGAGCGGCCGAGTATCAGCCGCATGCTCTCCTCGTACTGGCAACCCGGCGAGGGGATGCTGGTCGAGAAGCCGTTCGGGATCGGCTACACGCTGAACCTCGCGAACTGGCGCTCGTGGATCGTCGTCGCCGTCGCCGGCGTCCTGCTCTGGCAGCAGGAACAGAGCGGCTCGAGCGGCGACGGGACCACCGAGGACGAACCCGTCGAGGTCATCGTCGACGAAGAATCGGACGACTGA
- a CDS encoding helix-turn-helix domain-containing protein — translation MKSVRLTLQHGPDTVHPMHRFVADHDAFHRYRLVNWNHANDHNTLIFHVIGDRKAYERRIADLETPIAVDVTDGTDTARAGEGNEDTEPFYVYVREEPGNLGERLVEAFSRGSLVPIPPLEYRMDWSVRFGLVGEGEDIRAALEVVPEGIDTTVERVGEYRGGSPGLERLTERQREALRTARNLGYFAVPREASIEAVADELGCAPGTASEHLRKAQERVMGRLEF, via the coding sequence ATGAAGTCCGTCCGGTTGACGCTCCAGCACGGACCCGACACCGTCCACCCGATGCACCGATTCGTCGCCGACCACGACGCGTTCCACCGGTATCGGCTGGTCAACTGGAACCACGCGAACGACCACAACACGTTGATCTTCCACGTGATCGGCGACCGGAAAGCCTACGAACGGCGGATCGCCGACCTCGAGACGCCGATCGCGGTCGACGTGACCGACGGGACGGACACGGCTCGAGCGGGGGAGGGGAACGAGGACACGGAGCCGTTCTACGTCTACGTCCGCGAGGAACCCGGCAACCTCGGCGAACGGCTCGTCGAGGCCTTCTCGCGCGGGAGTCTGGTCCCGATCCCGCCCCTCGAGTACCGAATGGACTGGTCCGTGCGGTTCGGCCTCGTCGGCGAAGGGGAGGACATCCGGGCCGCGCTCGAGGTCGTGCCGGAGGGGATCGATACGACCGTCGAACGCGTCGGCGAGTACCGCGGCGGGAGCCCCGGCCTCGAGCGATTGACCGAGCGCCAGCGGGAAGCGCTGCGGACGGCGCGGAACCTCGGCTACTTCGCGGTGCCCCGCGAGGCGAGTATCGAGGCGGTTGCCGACGAACTTGGGTGTGCACCGGGAACGGCGAGCGAGCACCTGCGAAAGGCCCAGGAGCGGGTGATGGGACGGCTCGAGTTCTGA
- a CDS encoding NADH-quinone oxidoreductase subunit D, producing MPAQSALETEESAPDAVEFETALERAFEPYAIDRDDHLNAPAFVIRPDDVQDALAAAREDAGLDHCACVTAQQYEDRFETIYHLRSYDDPTNEASVVVPTATDRPTSQSATPVYETANWHEREAYDLVGIEYEEHPDLRRILLPETWQGHPLGLEYDQEQPQIVTLSEHANPVAGDERDAESDTLFLNLGPHHPATHGVMHVEAVLDGETVVEADPDIGYMHRCEEQMCQQGTYRHQIMPYPDRWDWVSSGLLNEWAYARTAEELADLEVPEYAQVIRTMGAELSRMAAHLIALGTYALDVYGEFTATFQYAMRDRELVLDVLEDLTGQRMMFNYLRLGGVAWDLPEPRQEFIEETRDVLDSLPAKIDEYHDLLVTNELFRARCVDTGVLEPEVAKEYGCTGPVARGSGIDYDLRRDDPYGYYPHLEWDVVTQPDGDNYSRALVRMGEIEESAKIVDQCLDLLEEWPEDDREVQANVPRTLKPDAGAEIYRAVEGAKGELGIYIRSDGSETPARFKIRSPSFSNLSVLPEIARGEYVPDLIASIGSLDCIMGEVDR from the coding sequence ATGCCCGCACAGTCGGCACTGGAAACGGAGGAGTCCGCCCCCGATGCGGTCGAGTTCGAGACCGCCCTCGAGCGCGCGTTCGAGCCGTACGCCATCGACCGGGACGATCACCTGAACGCGCCGGCGTTCGTGATCCGCCCCGACGACGTACAGGACGCACTCGCCGCCGCCCGCGAAGACGCGGGACTCGACCACTGCGCCTGCGTCACCGCCCAGCAGTACGAGGACCGGTTCGAGACGATCTATCATCTACGGTCCTACGACGACCCCACGAACGAGGCCAGCGTCGTCGTCCCGACTGCGACGGATCGGCCGACGAGCCAGTCCGCGACGCCGGTCTACGAAACGGCGAACTGGCACGAACGCGAGGCCTACGACCTCGTCGGAATCGAGTACGAGGAGCATCCCGATCTCCGGCGCATTCTCCTGCCCGAGACGTGGCAGGGGCACCCGCTCGGCCTCGAGTACGATCAGGAGCAACCCCAGATCGTCACGCTCTCCGAACACGCGAACCCGGTCGCCGGCGACGAACGCGACGCCGAGTCGGACACGCTCTTCCTGAACCTCGGCCCGCACCACCCGGCCACCCACGGCGTCATGCACGTCGAGGCCGTGCTCGACGGGGAGACGGTCGTCGAAGCCGACCCCGACATCGGCTACATGCACCGCTGCGAGGAGCAAATGTGCCAGCAGGGAACCTACCGCCACCAGATCATGCCCTACCCCGACAGGTGGGACTGGGTCTCCTCCGGGCTGCTCAACGAGTGGGCCTACGCTCGCACCGCCGAGGAACTGGCCGACCTCGAGGTCCCCGAGTACGCACAGGTGATCCGGACGATGGGTGCCGAACTCTCGCGGATGGCCGCCCACCTGATCGCGCTCGGCACCTACGCGCTTGACGTCTACGGCGAGTTCACCGCGACCTTCCAGTACGCGATGCGGGACCGGGAACTCGTCCTCGACGTCCTCGAGGACCTGACGGGCCAGCGGATGATGTTCAACTACCTCCGACTCGGCGGCGTCGCCTGGGACCTGCCCGAACCCCGCCAGGAGTTCATCGAGGAGACCCGCGACGTCCTCGACTCCCTGCCCGCCAAGATCGACGAGTACCACGACCTGCTGGTCACGAACGAACTGTTCCGGGCCCGCTGTGTCGACACCGGCGTCCTCGAACCGGAGGTCGCCAAAGAGTACGGTTGCACAGGCCCGGTCGCCCGCGGGTCGGGGATCGACTACGACCTCCGGCGGGACGACCCTTACGGCTACTACCCGCACCTCGAGTGGGACGTCGTCACCCAACCCGACGGGGACAACTACTCGCGGGCGCTCGTCCGGATGGGCGAGATCGAGGAGTCCGCGAAGATCGTCGATCAGTGTCTCGACCTGCTCGAGGAGTGGCCCGAAGACGACCGCGAGGTACAGGCCAACGTCCCCCGGACCCTGAAACCCGACGCCGGAGCCGAGATCTACCGTGCGGTCGAGGGGGCGAAGGGTGAACTCGGCATCTACATCCGCTCGGACGGGTCCGAGACGCCCGCCCGGTTCAAGATCCGGAGTCCCTCGTTCTCGAACCTCTCCGTGCTGCCGGAGATCGCTCGCGGCGAGTACGTCCCCGACCTGATCGCGTCGATCGGCAGCCTCGACTGCATCATGGGCGAGGTCGATCGATAA
- a CDS encoding 30S ribosomal protein S27ae, whose product MARYDHYGDDGSTEGEQCPRCGDVFLADHGDRKHCGKCSYTEWE is encoded by the coding sequence ATGGCACGCTACGACCACTACGGCGACGACGGGAGCACCGAGGGCGAACAGTGTCCCCGCTGTGGCGACGTCTTCCTCGCCGACCACGGCGACCGCAAGCACTGCGGGAAGTGCAGCTACACCGAGTGGGAGTAG
- a CDS encoding 30S ribosomal protein S24e gives MDVDIISEEENPMLHRTDVTFELTHEDATPERLQVRDSLAAKLNKDADEVVVRELNTKFGMRKTVGEAKVYESADAARDVEQDHMLERNKIGVDTDDEAEAEAEEA, from the coding sequence ATGGACGTCGACATCATCTCCGAAGAGGAGAACCCCATGTTGCATCGCACGGACGTCACCTTCGAACTGACCCACGAGGACGCCACGCCCGAACGGCTGCAGGTGCGTGACAGCCTCGCCGCGAAGCTCAACAAGGACGCCGACGAGGTCGTCGTCCGCGAGCTCAACACCAAGTTCGGCATGCGAAAGACCGTCGGCGAAGCCAAGGTCTACGAGAGCGCCGACGCCGCCCGCGACGTCGAACAGGACCATATGCTCGAGCGGAACAAGATCGGCGTCGACACCGACGACGAAGCGGAAGCCGAAGCGGAGGAAGCATAA
- a CDS encoding Gfo/Idh/MocA family protein codes for MSDFETPVRLGVVGLGFMGRTHATNAAELGHEVVAGADLSEEARAAFAETFDAETYEGFEAMYDAAALDAVAVATPNAVHEPAVVAALERGYDVLCEKPLADDLEGAERIAAAAAEADAFCAVNFHNRISTAAEVFTDYRREGYFGEITHVEANYVRRRGIPGVGSWFTEADLSGGGAVVDIGVHAIDFALYLMDFPDVEEVFAVTRTEFGDRDDYVDPGDWYDETEAAVFDVEDSATAMIRCADDRTISLEVAWAANQSESQEFVVRGTEAGATLELGGEKLTLHRSGRQGTDHNLDATLTEGSIDRTGWEGSDERFLEAVAAGEGRPPDGNTVQRALTVQRVIDAVYRSAEQGRSVSVPLE; via the coding sequence ATGAGTGATTTCGAGACGCCCGTCCGGCTCGGGGTGGTCGGGCTCGGATTCATGGGACGGACCCACGCGACGAACGCGGCGGAACTCGGCCACGAGGTCGTCGCCGGCGCCGACCTTTCCGAGGAGGCGCGAGCGGCGTTCGCCGAAACCTTCGACGCGGAGACCTACGAGGGGTTCGAGGCGATGTACGACGCCGCGGCCCTCGACGCGGTCGCCGTCGCCACGCCCAACGCCGTCCACGAACCCGCGGTCGTAGCCGCCCTCGAGCGCGGCTACGACGTGCTCTGTGAGAAACCGCTGGCGGACGACCTCGAGGGCGCGGAGCGGATCGCCGCGGCCGCCGCGGAGGCCGACGCCTTCTGTGCAGTCAACTTCCACAACCGGATCTCGACCGCGGCCGAGGTGTTCACGGACTACCGGCGCGAGGGGTACTTCGGCGAGATCACGCACGTCGAGGCCAACTACGTCCGCCGTCGGGGCATCCCGGGCGTCGGCTCCTGGTTCACCGAGGCCGATCTCTCCGGCGGCGGCGCGGTCGTCGACATCGGCGTCCACGCGATCGACTTCGCGCTCTACCTGATGGACTTCCCCGACGTGGAGGAGGTCTTCGCCGTCACCCGGACGGAGTTCGGCGACCGCGACGACTACGTCGATCCCGGCGACTGGTACGACGAGACCGAAGCGGCCGTCTTCGACGTCGAGGACTCGGCGACGGCGATGATCCGCTGTGCGGACGATCGAACGATCTCGCTCGAGGTGGCCTGGGCGGCGAACCAGTCCGAATCCCAGGAGTTCGTCGTTCGCGGCACGGAGGCCGGCGCGACCCTCGAGCTCGGCGGCGAGAAACTGACGCTACACCGGAGCGGCAGGCAGGGGACGGATCACAACCTCGACGCAACGCTCACGGAGGGGTCGATCGACCGCACCGGCTGGGAAGGGAGCGACGAGCGCTTCCTCGAGGCGGTCGCCGCGGGCGAGGGCCGCCCGCCCGACGGGAACACCGTCCAGCGGGCGCTGACGGTCCAGCGGGTGATCGACGCGGTCTACCGGTCCGCCGAGCAGGGCCGGTCAGTTTCGGTCCCGCTCGAGTAA
- a CDS encoding pyroglutamyl-peptidase I family protein, giving the protein MTETTVLVTGYEPFGEFETNPARRIAWELDGETVGDAATVVGRELPVVFDRMESELEGYLEEHDPDIVCGLGLAAGRVTLSLERVGINLRDTAGVPDNDDREVTDDPVDGEGPNAYFATLPLREMKSAMRAADVPTTLSTDAGTHLCNDFLYAARHRAATGDREFRAGFVHVPFAHADAAERDEGEPSMALEAMIRGAREGLAVAVAGLE; this is encoded by the coding sequence ATGACCGAGACGACCGTTCTCGTCACCGGCTACGAACCGTTCGGGGAGTTCGAGACCAATCCCGCCCGCCGGATCGCGTGGGAACTCGACGGGGAGACCGTCGGCGACGCGGCCACCGTCGTCGGCCGGGAACTCCCCGTCGTCTTCGACCGTATGGAGTCCGAACTCGAGGGATACCTCGAGGAACACGATCCCGATATCGTCTGCGGGCTCGGCCTCGCCGCCGGTCGCGTGACCCTCTCGCTCGAGCGCGTGGGGATCAACCTCCGGGACACGGCGGGCGTGCCCGACAACGACGACCGCGAGGTGACGGACGATCCCGTGGACGGAGAGGGGCCGAACGCCTACTTCGCGACCCTGCCCCTGCGGGAGATGAAATCCGCGATGCGGGCCGCCGACGTGCCGACGACGCTGTCGACCGACGCCGGCACGCATCTCTGTAACGACTTCCTCTATGCGGCCCGCCACCGTGCGGCGACGGGTGACCGCGAGTTCCGTGCCGGGTTCGTCCACGTCCCCTTCGCCCACGCCGACGCGGCCGAGCGCGACGAGGGCGAGCCGAGTATGGCGCTCGAGGCGATGATCCGCGGCGCCCGCGAGGGGCTGGCAGTCGCGGTAGCGGGTCTCGAGTGA